A section of the Paralichthys olivaceus isolate ysfri-2021 chromosome 14, ASM2471397v2, whole genome shotgun sequence genome encodes:
- the mtx2 gene encoding metaxin-2 translates to MSLAAEAFVSQMAAAEPWPESATLYQPLKEDQILLSDCASSLAVQAYLRMCGLPVQVVCRANAEYMSPSGKIPFIHVGNQVVSELGPIVQFTKAKGHSLSDGLDDVQRAEMKAYMELVNNMLLTAELYIQWCDDATAAEISRPRYSSPYSWPLSNVLAYQKQWEVRRKMNAIGWGGKTLEQVYEDVSQCCQALSQRLGTQPFFFNKQPTELDALVFGHLFTILTTRLTSTELAERIKSYSNLLSFCRRIEQTYFENKSS, encoded by the exons ATGTCTCTGGCGGCTGAAGCCTTCGTGTCGCAGATGGCAG CTGCTGAGCCGTGGCCTGAGAGTGCGACCTTGTACCAGCCTCTGAAGG AGGATCAGATTCTGCTCTCAGACTGCGCCTCGTCTCTCGCTGTGCAG GCCTACCTCAGGATGTGTGGTTTACCTGTGCAGGTGGTTTGCAGAGCTAATGCTGAATATATGTCTCCTTCTG gtaaGATCCCTTTTATTCATGTAGGAAACCAGGTGGTGTCAGAACTTGGGCCAATAGTACAATTCACCAAAGCAAAG ggTCATTCCCTGAGCGACGGGTTGGATGATGTTCAAAGAGCTGAAATGAAAGCGTACATGGAGCTGGTCAACAACATGCTGCTTACTGctgag TTGTACATCCAGTGGTGTGACGATGCGACAGCTGCTGAG aTTTCCCGTCCTAGGTACAGCAGTCCGTACTCGTGGCCGCTGAGTAATGTCCTGGCCTATCAGAAGCAGTGGGAGGTTCGGAGGAAGATGAACGCCATCGGCTGGGGAGGGAAAACGCTGGAGCAG GTTTATGAAGATGTCAGTCAGTGCTGCCAGGCTCTCTCTCAGAGGCTGGGAACACAACCGTTCTTCTTTAATAAACA gCCCACAGAGCTGGACGCCTTGGTGTTCGGTCACCTGTTCACCATACTGACGACCCGACTGACCAGCACTGAGCTGGCGGAGCGGATCAAGAGCTACAGCAACCTGCTGTCGTTCTGCAGACGCATCGAACAGACCTACTTTGAAAACAAGAGCTCCTGA
- the LOC109633362 gene encoding homeobox protein Hox-D4b-like yields MNIFLPSNYPITSDINNPECRLPLAGRRVTWPARPSVYLTAAGWLRARGGKGDRERGEKEKLVFSFQPRYKSIMESYVVSCKYAEPQFPPCEEDYSNFSDQGGYYNNPQDSGSYGGGFQQPMQPPPPPYTPQQTGYPHSVQGHQREDGEDHLQNQSAPFPGYRGTGAPAKERFPAGDLQCQAWMTCAKTVQVQRKTACQGKDKPPIVVYPWMKKVHIAHVNPNHVGPEPKRLRTAYTRQQVLELEKEFHFSRYLTRRRRVEVAHTLCLSERQVKVWFQNRRMRWKKDNKLPNTKGRSKNKRATDNNNNNSSSSSDNSDSGSNVKAVITV; encoded by the exons ATGAACATTTTTCTGCCTTCAAATTATCCCATTACGTCCGACATAAACAACCCGGAGTGCCGCCTCCCATTGGCTGGCCGCAGGGTCACGTGGCCCGCGCGGCCGTCCGTCTATTTGACAGCCGCAGGATGGCTCCGTGCCAGAGGGggaaaaggagacagagagaggggcgAGAAAGAAAAATTAGTATTCTCCTTCCAGCCTCGCTATAAATCAATCATGGAGTCCTACGTGGTGAGCTGTAAATATGCTGAGCCGCAGTTCCCGCCTTGTGAAGAAGATTACAGTAATTTTAGTGACCAGGGGGGGTATTACAACAACCCCCAGGACAGTGGTAGTTATGGAGGGGGCTTCCAGCAACCCATGCAACCCCCTCCGCCTCCATACACACCACAACAAACCGGCTATCCTCACTCTGTGCAGGGGCATCAGCGGGAGGATGGAGAGGACCACTTGCAGAACCAAAGTGCGCCCTTCCCCGGCTACAGAGGCACGGGCGCCCCCGCTAAGGAAAGGTTCCCCGCGGGTGACCTGCAGTGCCAGGCCTGGATGACGTGCGCAAAGACCGTTCAGGTGCAGAGGAAAACGGCCTGCCAGGGCAAGGACAAGCCGCCCATCGTTGTGTACCCCTGGATGAAGAAAGTGCACATCGCTCATG TAAATCCGAACCACGTGGGACCGGAACCAAAGCGGCTGCGCACGGCCTACACGCGGCAGCAGGtcctggagctggagaaggagttcCACTTCAGCCGCTACCTGACGCGCCGCCGCCGCGTCGAGGTGGCCCACACCCTGTGCCTGTCCGAGCGCCAGGTGAAGGTGTGGTTCCAGAACCGACGCATGCGCTGGAAGAAGGACAACAAGCTGCCCAACACCAAGGGAAGGAGCAAAAACAAGAGGGCGAcggacaacaacaacaacaacagcagcagcagcagcgacaaCAGCGACAGCGGCAGCAACGTGAAGGCGGTGATCACCGTGTGA